The Sulfitobacter donghicola DSW-25 = KCTC 12864 = JCM 14565 genome has a segment encoding these proteins:
- a CDS encoding EamA family transporter, which translates to MHTPDLWILVTLLAAAFQTVRFMLQKVLATSTLSVAGATFSRFFYSIPFIAVLLVVYVLAVDAEIPALGGAFWGFGLLGGTSQILATVCVVALFKERNFAVGITFKKTEVIQTVLVGALLLGELVSWGGFLAISLGLVGLLLLSGGKGATGFHLSHLRNRAAGLGIASGVLFAFSAVSYRGASLTLDSADPLLRAGVTLMAVVAMQTILMTVWLCLREAGEIARVWQARRVAIWIGLTSMGGSLCWFIAFSLQNAAYVKALGQVELILSVLASTLFFREKISKREALGMAVLIASILLLILAI; encoded by the coding sequence ATGCATACACCTGACCTTTGGATCCTTGTTACCCTCCTTGCCGCAGCATTTCAGACCGTTCGGTTTATGCTGCAAAAGGTATTGGCCACCTCCACGCTTAGCGTTGCGGGGGCGACGTTTTCGCGGTTTTTCTATTCTATCCCCTTCATCGCAGTGCTGTTGGTTGTCTATGTTCTGGCGGTTGATGCCGAAATCCCCGCCCTTGGGGGCGCGTTTTGGGGGTTCGGCCTATTGGGAGGAACCTCCCAAATCCTCGCAACGGTTTGCGTGGTTGCTTTGTTCAAGGAACGCAATTTTGCCGTTGGGATCACGTTTAAAAAGACAGAAGTCATTCAAACCGTTCTTGTCGGGGCCTTATTGCTAGGGGAGTTGGTGAGCTGGGGAGGCTTTTTGGCGATTTCTTTGGGCTTGGTTGGGCTGTTGCTGTTGTCGGGGGGTAAGGGGGCAACTGGCTTTCACCTATCTCATTTGCGAAATCGGGCGGCTGGATTGGGGATTGCCTCGGGGGTGCTGTTTGCCTTTTCCGCTGTGAGCTATCGAGGGGCTTCGCTGACTTTGGACTCTGCCGATCCTCTGCTGAGGGCAGGGGTGACGTTGATGGCTGTGGTTGCCATGCAAACGATCCTGATGACTGTCTGGCTGTGCTTGCGCGAGGCAGGAGAGATCGCGCGCGTCTGGCAGGCCCGCCGTGTTGCGATTTGGATTGGGCTCACCTCTATGGGCGGATCGCTTTGTTGGTTTATCGCCTTTTCCCTCCAAAACGCGGCTTATGTAAAAGCATTGGGTCAGGTCGAATTGATCCTGAGTGTTCTGGCTTCAACGCTGTTCTTTCGGGAAAAGATCAGCAAACGCGAGGCGTTGGGGATGGCGGTGCTGATTGCATCCATCCTGCTGCTGATCCTCGCGATCTAA
- a CDS encoding NUDIX hydrolase, with protein sequence MSIDKTAIRNAATVIVIRDRMTSPSILMGQRGANAAFMPNKFVFPGGAVDQADAQIPLAAGLPERCAARLLEDADPDLAHAIPVAAIRELWEETGLVLGSKGTWEGEIPDDWKTFAETGHLPHASALQFVFRALTPPGRPRRFDARFFLLDADAIASDLDDFGAACDELSHLQWVPLSDARRFDMPFITEVVLAEVEARARDLNPPESVPYFKNNDEESLFVRLHGTNAPYRAEN encoded by the coding sequence ATGAGCATTGATAAGACAGCGATCAGAAACGCAGCCACGGTCATTGTGATCCGTGACCGCATGACATCGCCTTCCATCCTGATGGGCCAGCGCGGCGCAAATGCTGCGTTCATGCCCAACAAATTCGTTTTTCCAGGTGGTGCGGTTGATCAGGCTGATGCGCAGATCCCTCTTGCCGCTGGTCTGCCCGAACGATGTGCCGCGCGTTTGCTGGAAGATGCCGATCCCGATCTGGCCCACGCCATTCCTGTGGCCGCCATCCGCGAGCTATGGGAAGAGACCGGTCTGGTCCTAGGATCAAAAGGCACATGGGAAGGCGAAATCCCCGACGATTGGAAAACCTTCGCCGAAACCGGCCACCTGCCCCATGCCAGCGCATTGCAGTTTGTATTCCGCGCCCTCACCCCTCCGGGGCGCCCACGCCGCTTTGACGCGCGGTTCTTCTTGCTGGACGCGGATGCGATTGCCAGTGACCTTGATGATTTCGGTGCCGCCTGTGACGAGCTATCCCACCTCCAGTGGGTTCCCCTTAGCGATGCACGCCGTTTTGACATGCCCTTTATCACCGAGGTTGTGCTGGCCGAGGTCGAAGCACGTGCGCGCGACCTAAACCCGCCTGAATCTGTGCCCTATTTTAAAAACAACGACGAAGAGAGCCTCTTTGTCAGGTTACATGGCACCAATGCACCCTACCGCGCGGAGAATTAG
- a CDS encoding DUF983 domain-containing protein, whose amino-acid sequence MAETSSEERSLGQALLRGWRRKCPNCGSGPVLHGYLKVNDHCTVCEEELHHHRADDGPAYLTILVVGHLMAPLLHIVFVHYRPEPITLFTIFAVGTVALSLYLLPRLKGALIGFQWAKEMGGFARKP is encoded by the coding sequence ATGGCAGAAACTTCATCTGAAGAACGTTCCCTTGGTCAGGCCCTGCTACGCGGCTGGCGGCGCAAATGCCCCAACTGCGGTTCCGGCCCTGTGCTACATGGCTACCTGAAAGTGAACGATCACTGCACCGTTTGTGAAGAAGAGCTCCACCATCATCGCGCCGATGACGGCCCTGCCTATCTGACAATCCTCGTCGTAGGCCACCTGATGGCGCCGCTTTTGCATATTGTTTTTGTTCATTACCGTCCTGAACCGATTACGCTGTTCACGATCTTTGCGGTTGGCACGGTCGCTTTGTCCCTCTACCTTCTTCCTAGACTGAAGGGGGCCTTGATCGGCTTTCAATGGGCCAAAGAAATGGGCGGCTTTGCACGCAAGCCCTGA
- a CDS encoding EF-hand domain-containing protein, giving the protein MFKETMTALAIVAGLVATTAQARDGGEGMQARFAQIDANGDGEISAEELQAQVAARFAAADANKDGALTADEMMAAREGKHKERLLKRFDKNGDGALSGEELDEMSKGKGGKKGDKKGGRAAKHFERMDADNSGDLTLEEMQSHRDPAKMFEKLDADKSGGLSEEEFAKARGHGKHKKNHN; this is encoded by the coding sequence ATGTTTAAAGAAACAATGACAGCACTCGCAATTGTTGCCGGCCTTGTAGCCACAACCGCACAAGCACGCGATGGCGGCGAAGGCATGCAGGCGCGTTTTGCACAGATTGATGCCAATGGCGACGGTGAGATCTCGGCCGAAGAGCTACAAGCACAAGTGGCCGCACGTTTTGCAGCGGCTGATGCAAACAAAGACGGCGCCCTCACCGCGGATGAGATGATGGCCGCCCGCGAAGGCAAGCATAAAGAGCGCCTGCTAAAGCGTTTTGACAAGAACGGTGACGGCGCATTGAGCGGTGAAGAGCTGGATGAAATGTCAAAAGGCAAAGGCGGCAAAAAAGGCGACAAAAAAGGCGGCCGTGCGGCAAAACACTTTGAACGCATGGATGCTGACAACAGCGGTGATCTGACCTTGGAAGAGATGCAAAGCCACCGCGATCCTGCTAAAATGTTTGAAAAACTGGATGCAGATAAAAGCGGCGGCTTGAGCGAGGAAGAATTCGCGAAAGCACGCGGCCACGGCAAACATAAAAAGAACCACAACTAA
- a CDS encoding RNA polymerase sigma factor → MTEHTAARDADAELLARYAAGDDAAARLLSSRLSPRAYAHAYRVLGDAAEAEDVTQEALLRLWKQAPKWDSGRAQAATWLYRVVANLCTDRLRGRRTETLDELDAPADPGPSAETQLQNMARHDALQAALLRLPERQRQAVVLRHIEGLANPEIAEILDVGVEAVESLTARGKRALTADMAAQREALGYNDDTT, encoded by the coding sequence ATGACCGAGCATACTGCCGCACGCGATGCGGATGCCGAATTGCTAGCGCGCTATGCTGCTGGTGATGACGCGGCTGCGCGATTGCTGTCTTCACGGCTTTCTCCGCGGGCCTATGCGCATGCTTACCGTGTTTTGGGTGATGCAGCCGAGGCCGAGGATGTGACCCAAGAGGCGCTGTTGCGCCTTTGGAAGCAGGCCCCGAAGTGGGATAGCGGACGGGCACAGGCGGCAACGTGGCTATACCGCGTGGTTGCAAACCTTTGTACGGATCGGTTGCGGGGGCGCAGAACCGAAACGTTGGACGAATTGGATGCGCCAGCTGATCCGGGGCCCAGCGCCGAGACGCAGCTGCAAAACATGGCCCGCCATGATGCCCTTCAAGCGGCATTGCTGCGGTTGCCAGAGCGGCAAAGACAAGCTGTGGTCTTGCGCCACATCGAAGGGTTGGCGAACCCTGAAATCGCCGAGATTTTGGACGTAGGTGTTGAAGCCGTAGAAAGCTTGACCGCCCGCGGTAAACGGGCGTTAACAGCGGATATGGCTGCGCAACGCGAAGCATTGGGGTATAACGATGACACAACCTGA
- a CDS encoding periplasmic heavy metal sensor: MAEGIKKRRWMPVILGLSLAVNLAVVASVSGAMFRHKGGRADGPRVLKGGAIYMQALPHEIRRDLRAELRAGRRGVGSDPAQMVELLRSEPFDATAAAAVFEQEHSASLKRLQTGSQAWLKAVEDMTVQERSAYADQLQDLIERREKHKKKPKS, from the coding sequence ATGGCTGAAGGAATTAAAAAACGTCGCTGGATGCCTGTCATTCTTGGGCTGTCTCTGGCTGTGAACCTAGCTGTTGTTGCCTCGGTTTCTGGTGCGATGTTTCGCCATAAAGGCGGGCGCGCGGATGGTCCGAGGGTTTTGAAGGGGGGCGCGATCTATATGCAGGCGCTGCCCCATGAAATACGCCGCGACCTAAGAGCGGAATTGCGTGCAGGCCGACGTGGTGTCGGTTCTGATCCGGCACAAATGGTTGAGCTGTTGCGCAGCGAACCCTTTGATGCAACGGCCGCCGCTGCGGTTTTTGAGCAAGAACATAGCGCAAGTTTGAAACGCCTTCAGACAGGCAGCCAAGCATGGTTGAAAGCCGTTGAAGACATGACCGTGCAAGAACGCAGCGCCTATGCGGATCAGCTGCAAGACCTTATCGAGCGGCGCGAAAAGCACAAAAAGAAGCCCAAAAGCTGA
- a CDS encoding diguanylate cyclase — protein sequence MHGKILILDGTSTNRIVLKVKLAASFYRVLQASTIAEAFAVIRDDVPDLIVTATSLPDGSIADLCQQLRNDQRTAALPVLAIGTNTDSLSRLEILRAGATDVMYRPLNEMLLLGRVRNMIRLHNELAEWQIRDETSCALGLAEAPAQFVRPAKISFVGVDPAPLKGWVRQTIPKLRGNFTVSQLKDALAGLHTGALPDAIVLSLPKKQSQQEEYLRLIPVIRTSPRTREIAILVVQDTPDPFVATSALDMGADDIMTTGFAADELAHRVQVLLKRKQQVAKVLQSVRTGLREVVNDPLTGLYNRRYAMPYLETQIEASWSTGLPLVAIIADLDHFKHINDAYGHASGDAVLVETAHRLRRAARKLDVIARLGGEEFLIVMPATDIATAEHIAGKICREIAEQPFQVPANGDPIHITISLGVAVLEPSKQPLGTSADTSQWLLDLADKELYRAKTRGRNCISLHRSEKRPAA from the coding sequence ATGCATGGTAAAATCCTCATCCTTGACGGAACATCAACAAACCGAATTGTGTTAAAGGTTAAACTCGCGGCTTCCTTTTATCGTGTCCTGCAGGCAAGCACGATTGCAGAGGCTTTTGCCGTTATCCGTGATGACGTGCCCGACCTGATCGTTACCGCAACATCTCTGCCGGATGGATCCATCGCAGACCTTTGCCAACAATTGCGCAACGATCAACGTACAGCTGCCCTGCCCGTTCTTGCGATTGGCACCAATACCGATTCTCTTTCCCGCCTTGAGATTCTGCGCGCGGGCGCGACGGATGTCATGTACAGGCCCTTAAATGAAATGCTGCTGCTTGGCCGCGTTCGAAATATGATTCGACTGCATAATGAATTGGCCGAATGGCAAATCCGTGATGAAACCAGTTGCGCCCTCGGATTGGCGGAGGCCCCTGCCCAATTTGTCCGCCCTGCAAAGATTTCCTTTGTTGGCGTAGACCCTGCCCCGCTGAAAGGGTGGGTGCGTCAAACGATTCCAAAACTGCGGGGGAATTTCACGGTATCCCAGCTAAAGGATGCGCTCGCAGGGCTTCACACAGGGGCTTTGCCTGACGCAATTGTCCTTTCGCTTCCTAAAAAGCAAAGCCAGCAGGAAGAATACCTTCGCTTGATCCCCGTGATCCGGACCAGCCCCAGAACACGCGAAATCGCGATTCTTGTGGTTCAAGATACCCCCGATCCGTTTGTCGCAACGTCGGCATTGGATATGGGGGCGGACGATATAATGACCACAGGCTTTGCGGCAGATGAACTTGCTCATCGCGTTCAGGTCCTGCTCAAGAGAAAACAGCAAGTCGCCAAAGTACTACAAAGTGTGAGAACAGGCCTGCGTGAGGTGGTGAATGATCCCCTGACCGGCCTTTATAACCGCCGTTATGCCATGCCCTATTTGGAGACCCAAATCGAAGCCAGTTGGTCAACGGGTCTGCCTCTTGTGGCGATTATTGCTGATTTGGACCACTTCAAACATATCAATGATGCCTATGGGCATGCCTCGGGCGATGCTGTGCTGGTCGAAACGGCCCACAGATTGCGCCGTGCTGCACGCAAACTAGATGTCATCGCCCGTCTGGGGGGCGAAGAATTCTTGATCGTGATGCCTGCAACCGATATTGCCACTGCCGAACATATTGCCGGAAAAATCTGCCGCGAGATCGCAGAACAACCGTTCCAAGTTCCGGCGAATGGCGACCCTATTCATATTACAATCAGTCTGGGTGTCGCAGTTTTAGAACCTTCAAAACAGCCGCTTGGAACCTCGGCTGATACGTCCCAGTGGCTCCTTGATTTAGCAGATAAAGAACTCTACCGCGCCAAAACGCGTGGCCGAAATTGTATTTCATTGCACCGCTCAGAAAAACGCCCTGCCGCTTAA
- a CDS encoding DUF3572 domain-containing protein — translation MTNTRNAAETIALQSLAWLVGNEELLGVFMGTTGASQEDMLTAAHDPEFLGSMLDFILMDDNWVIECCDANKLPYEKLYEARQSLPGGGNVHWT, via the coding sequence ATGACTAATACGCGGAATGCCGCCGAAACGATCGCGTTGCAGTCTCTTGCATGGCTTGTGGGCAACGAAGAACTGCTGGGCGTTTTCATGGGGACAACCGGTGCGTCACAAGAGGATATGTTAACTGCGGCCCATGACCCTGAGTTTTTGGGATCAATGTTAGATTTCATCTTAATGGATGATAATTGGGTGATCGAATGCTGTGATGCAAATAAGCTTCCCTATGAAAAGCTATATGAAGCGCGTCAAAGCCTGCCAGGTGGAGGAAATGTACATTGGACCTGA
- a CDS encoding HAD family hydrolase, producing the protein MDLINEDLPVKGLCFDKDGTLFDFAATWEAWAAAFLDRVSKGDRERAQRLGAAIGYDTAKGKFAKDSIVIAGTPNEVATALAPQFPDQPISEVVKMLNEEAGRAPQKEAVPLVPLLNAFRNNGLFLGVATNDAEAPARAHLAAAGVTDLFDFIAGYDSGYGGKPAAGQLLAFADHVKLKPSQIAMVGDSTHDLHAGRAAGMRTVAVLTGTAGAQELAPFADVVLDDIGGIPEWLATL; encoded by the coding sequence TTGGACCTGATTAACGAAGATCTTCCTGTCAAAGGGCTGTGCTTTGATAAAGACGGCACTTTGTTCGATTTCGCCGCGACTTGGGAGGCTTGGGCCGCTGCATTTTTGGATCGTGTTAGCAAAGGGGATCGCGAACGTGCACAAAGGTTAGGCGCGGCGATTGGCTATGATACGGCCAAGGGAAAGTTTGCCAAAGACAGCATCGTCATCGCGGGGACACCAAACGAAGTTGCCACCGCCCTTGCGCCGCAATTTCCTGATCAGCCGATTTCGGAAGTGGTGAAAATGCTGAACGAAGAAGCTGGCCGTGCCCCCCAAAAGGAAGCCGTCCCGTTGGTGCCATTGCTAAACGCATTCCGAAACAACGGGCTATTCTTGGGGGTGGCGACAAATGATGCCGAGGCCCCAGCGCGTGCGCATTTGGCGGCGGCTGGTGTTACTGATTTGTTTGATTTTATCGCTGGATACGACAGTGGATATGGCGGAAAACCGGCAGCTGGCCAGCTTTTGGCATTTGCGGATCACGTAAAGCTAAAGCCGTCCCAGATTGCTATGGTTGGTGATAGCACCCATGATTTACACGCAGGGCGCGCGGCAGGGATGCGCACGGTTGCGGTCCTGACGGGCACTGCTGGCGCACAGGAACTGGCTCCATTTGCGGATGTTGTTTTGGACGATATCGGCGGCATTCCAGAGTGGTTGGCGACCTTGTAA
- a CDS encoding trimethylamine methyltransferase family protein produces MTDTPKRRTRGGGRAGAKSRRGSSVIEQMPWNPPVNIDRPTEPLGPEGVEAVHDGAMRILEEIGIEILNPEALEIFRKIGCTIDGENVRMGRDMVMEYVAMAPSEFTITPRNPDRKITVGGKNLLFGNVSSPPNYWDMALGRKVPGTRAMCRDLLKLTQYFNCIHFAGGYPVEPVDIHASVRHLDVLYDKLTLTDKAMHAYSLGKERVEDVMEMVRISGGWTDDEFEDSPKMYTNINSTSPLKHDFPMLDGWMRIARRNQGLVVTPFTLAGAMAPVTMSGAVAQSLAEALIAVVLAQVVRPGASVAIGTFTSNVDMKTGAPAFGTPEYMRATQMTGQLCRFYGLPMRSSGVCAANVPDGQAMWETSNSLWAAVQSGTNMVYHAAGWLEGGLIASPEKFIMDCEILQQIQRYMEPEICATGPDEIALDAIKSVGNQGHFFGIEHTQDRYTTAFYQPFLSDWTNYEGWEVAGGIWTQERAHHMFKEIVGSFEAPPLDIAIRDELAEFVKRRKAEGGAPTDF; encoded by the coding sequence ATGACAGATACGCCCAAACGTAGAACCCGTGGCGGTGGCCGCGCTGGTGCTAAGTCCCGCCGAGGCAGCTCGGTCATCGAGCAGATGCCGTGGAACCCTCCGGTTAATATCGATCGCCCGACAGAGCCGCTTGGCCCCGAAGGGGTAGAGGCGGTGCATGACGGCGCGATGCGTATTCTGGAAGAAATCGGGATCGAGATCCTGAACCCCGAGGCGTTAGAGATTTTCCGCAAGATTGGTTGCACGATAGACGGTGAAAACGTGCGCATGGGGCGGGATATGGTCATGGAGTATGTCGCCATGGCCCCGTCCGAATTTACGATCACGCCGCGCAATCCGGATCGAAAAATCACGGTGGGCGGTAAGAACCTGCTGTTTGGCAATGTTTCCTCGCCTCCGAATTACTGGGATATGGCGCTGGGCCGCAAAGTGCCGGGAACGCGGGCGATGTGCCGCGATCTGCTAAAACTCACCCAGTATTTCAACTGTATCCACTTTGCGGGCGGCTATCCGGTGGAACCTGTCGATATCCATGCCTCGGTTCGCCACCTTGATGTTCTGTATGACAAGCTGACGCTAACGGATAAGGCGATGCACGCCTATTCGCTGGGCAAAGAGCGGGTCGAAGATGTGATGGAGATGGTTCGTATTTCAGGCGGCTGGACGGATGACGAATTCGAAGACAGCCCAAAGATGTACACAAATATTAATTCAACTTCGCCGTTAAAGCACGATTTTCCCATGCTGGATGGGTGGATGCGGATCGCGCGGCGCAATCAAGGGCTGGTTGTGACCCCATTTACATTGGCGGGGGCGATGGCGCCGGTGACGATGTCGGGGGCTGTTGCGCAATCGCTGGCTGAGGCTTTGATTGCCGTTGTATTGGCCCAAGTTGTGCGGCCAGGGGCCAGTGTGGCCATCGGGACGTTTACGTCGAATGTGGATATGAAAACGGGCGCCCCTGCGTTTGGTACACCTGAATATATGCGCGCCACGCAAATGACGGGGCAGTTGTGCCGCTTTTACGGTCTGCCTATGCGTTCATCTGGTGTTTGTGCTGCGAATGTCCCTGACGGGCAGGCGATGTGGGAGACGTCAAACAGCCTGTGGGCGGCGGTCCAATCGGGCACGAATATGGTTTATCACGCTGCTGGATGGTTAGAGGGCGGGCTGATCGCCAGCCCTGAGAAATTCATCATGGATTGTGAGATATTGCAGCAAATCCAGCGGTATATGGAGCCCGAGATTTGCGCCACTGGCCCCGATGAAATTGCGCTGGATGCGATTAAATCTGTCGGTAATCAGGGGCACTTCTTTGGGATCGAGCACACGCAGGATCGCTATACCACAGCCTTTTACCAACCTTTCCTAAGCGATTGGACCAATTATGAAGGATGGGAAGTTGCTGGTGGGATTTGGACGCAAGAACGTGCGCACCACATGTTCAAAGAGATTGTTGGCAGTTTTGAAGCCCCGCCACTGGATATCGCAATCCGCGATGAGCTGGCCGAATTCGTTAAGCGACGTAAAGCGGAAGGCGGCGCGCCTACCGACTTTTAA
- a CDS encoding heme NO-binding domain-containing protein, whose product MHGLINRSFQNFISDVYGSEAWLRVAALAGVSPPEFEAMLSYDDVITSDLLKAMSSVLRRPSGDVMEDIGAYLVSHPNTEAIRRLLRFGGTTFEEFLHSLDDLPDRARMAVAELCLPAIELHAHSKGNYSLICDSPMEGFGHFMMGVLRVMADDYGALALLDLEERTQGRETVRIQLVATDFADGRSFELGAGAR is encoded by the coding sequence ATGCACGGGCTGATAAACCGTAGTTTTCAGAATTTTATTAGTGACGTCTATGGCTCCGAAGCATGGCTTCGGGTTGCGGCGCTTGCTGGCGTTTCCCCGCCCGAGTTCGAAGCGATGCTGTCTTATGATGATGTCATTACATCCGATCTGCTGAAAGCCATGAGCAGCGTCCTGCGGCGCCCCAGTGGTGATGTAATGGAGGATATTGGGGCCTATCTGGTTTCTCATCCCAATACTGAAGCGATCCGCCGATTGCTGCGCTTTGGGGGCACTACCTTTGAGGAATTTCTGCACTCTCTTGATGATTTGCCTGATCGGGCAAGGATGGCCGTTGCTGAGCTGTGCCTGCCCGCGATTGAGCTGCACGCCCATAGTAAAGGGAACTATAGCCTGATTTGCGATAGCCCCATGGAAGGTTTCGGGCATTTCATGATGGGTGTTTTGCGGGTTATGGCTGATGATTATGGGGCCTTGGCGTTGTTAGACCTCGAAGAGCGCACACAAGGGCGTGAAACGGTTCGCATCCAACTGGTTGCAACGGATTTTGCAGATGGGCGATCCTTTGAGTTGGGTGCGGGGGCCAGATGA
- a CDS encoding diguanylate cyclase domain-containing protein, giving the protein MTMHAGNDVLDVLCPMHLVLDPTGVIRHVGPTTQKLRPDEPLLGAGFWDVFQVMRPRGITTQQQLWDVQGVKLHLEMKGAPRAKLKGILVRLADGSAIMNLSFGISILDGVRDYALTNADFAATDLAIEMLYLVEAKSAAMEASRKLNMRLQDAREAAEEKAFTDTLTGLKNRRALDQSLETLLAANKAFAVMHIDLDYFKAVNDTLGHAAGDHVLQVVSKAMLEETRKGDIVARVGGDEFTVILPEVRDITILERIGQRIIQRMEEPIPFNGEICQISASIGTVWIQNSHNATRDAVLEDADIALYASKNKGRACQTFYTPDMRNAVNATIPPVGRA; this is encoded by the coding sequence ATGACAATGCATGCAGGAAATGATGTATTGGACGTTTTATGCCCCATGCATTTGGTGTTGGACCCAACAGGGGTGATCCGCCACGTTGGCCCAACCACGCAAAAGCTACGCCCTGATGAACCCCTGCTGGGGGCGGGGTTTTGGGATGTGTTTCAGGTGATGCGCCCCCGTGGCATTACCACGCAACAGCAGCTTTGGGATGTGCAGGGGGTCAAGCTGCACCTTGAAATGAAAGGTGCGCCGCGTGCCAAGCTCAAAGGGATTTTGGTCAGGCTTGCTGATGGTTCCGCGATTATGAATTTGTCTTTCGGGATTTCGATCTTGGATGGTGTGCGCGATTACGCGCTGACCAACGCAGATTTCGCCGCAACGGATCTGGCCATTGAAATGTTATATCTGGTCGAGGCGAAATCAGCCGCGATGGAGGCTTCGCGCAAGCTGAACATGCGTTTGCAAGACGCGCGTGAAGCCGCCGAGGAAAAGGCGTTTACGGATACGTTGACAGGGCTGAAAAACCGCCGCGCGCTGGATCAATCTCTTGAGACGTTGTTGGCGGCGAACAAGGCTTTTGCCGTTATGCACATTGATTTGGATTACTTCAAAGCCGTGAATGATACCTTGGGGCATGCTGCTGGGGATCATGTGCTTCAGGTCGTATCAAAAGCGATGCTGGAAGAGACCCGAAAAGGGGACATTGTTGCGCGGGTTGGCGGCGATGAATTTACCGTCATCTTGCCCGAGGTCCGCGATATCACGATTCTCGAGCGGATCGGCCAAAGGATCATCCAGCGGATGGAGGAGCCGATACCTTTCAACGGTGAGATTTGCCAGATTTCGGCCAGCATCGGCACGGTTTGGATCCAAAACAGCCACAACGCCACCCGTGACGCGGTGCTGGAGGATGCAGATATCGCGCTTTATGCCTCAAAGAATAAAGGGCGTGCGTGTCAAACCTTCTACACGCCTGACATGCGCAATGCAGTGAATGCGACGATCCCGCCTGTTGGGCGCGCGTAG
- a CDS encoding GntR family transcriptional regulator produces MGDSAGVRKAALLEALRTRVLTQAIVPGADLDEASLSEEFGLSRTPLREALRELAGEGYVDLTRNRGARAAEMSHHTLRDFFLAAPMIYGAILRLAATHAMPLQIEALKQAQIQFRSALNSGDTAAKALANNRFHIITGDMAANIYLNPSFKRLLIDHARISMTFYSADESEETSQAADQHDEMIQAIVDRNPEAAAKLAEDHWALSRHRITQFVMPEALNNRLGDPSDL; encoded by the coding sequence ATGGGCGATTCCGCTGGCGTTCGAAAAGCAGCTTTGCTGGAGGCATTGCGCACCCGCGTGTTGACCCAAGCTATCGTGCCAGGGGCCGATCTGGACGAGGCAAGCCTTTCAGAAGAATTTGGCCTGTCGCGCACGCCGTTGCGCGAAGCGCTACGTGAATTGGCGGGTGAGGGATATGTGGACCTGACGCGCAACCGTGGCGCCCGCGCCGCCGAGATGAGCCATCATACGTTGCGCGATTTCTTCCTTGCGGCGCCTATGATCTACGGCGCAATCCTGCGGCTGGCCGCAACCCATGCCATGCCCCTCCAGATCGAGGCATTGAAACAGGCTCAAATCCAATTTCGCAGCGCCCTGAACAGCGGCGACACAGCCGCCAAGGCGCTGGCAAACAACCGCTTTCATATCATCACGGGCGATATGGCTGCGAATATCTATCTCAACCCCAGCTTTAAGAGGCTGTTGATTGACCACGCGCGGATTTCGATGACGTTTTACAGCGCTGATGAAAGCGAAGAAACCAGTCAGGCCGCAGATCAGCATGATGAAATGATCCAAGCGATCGTTGATCGTAATCCAGAGGCGGCGGCCAAGCTTGCCGAAGACCATTGGGCGCTGTCGCGCCACCGTATCACTCAATTTGTAATGCCAGAGGCCTTGAATAACCGCCTTGGTGACCCTTCCGACTTGTGA